AGAGAGAACAGCTTTCACCGTTGGTCCATTAGGTTTCTTCGAATACAACTGTATGCCATTTGGACTTTGCAATAGCCCAGCAACATATCAGAGGCTCATGGCTGAGTGTTTTGATGGACTTCACCTCAAAATATGCCTGATTTATTTGGACGATATCATCGTGTTCTCCACAACATATGAAGAACATCTGGAGCGTCTGCAGCAGGTTCTTAAATGAATCAGAGACACTGGAATGAAGCTCACCCCGGACAAGTGCTCCTTCTTCAAGACTAAGATTAAATTTCTTGGCCATGTCGTCTCAGAGCATGGTATAGAGGTTGATCCAGATAAGGTGCAACGTATCAAGGATTGACCCATTCCTAGGAATCCTGAGGAAGTTCGAAAGTTTTTGGGTTTTACAGGATACTACCCTAAGTTTGTGCGAGACTTTGCAAAGATTGCCAAACCACTGACCTCCTTAATACCTGGTACAAGGCCCAAGGAACTTGGAAACGCAAGAACTACAGATGCTAATAAACCGTTTCTGTGGGGAACATCTCAACAATCAGCTTTCTGTCAGCTCAAAGATCTTCTCACTTCACCACCCATCCTCGGATATGCCGATTACAGCAAGTCATTCGAGGTGCACACTGATGCCAGCAAATGTGGCCTTGGTGCAGTTCTGTACCAAGAACAGGATGGAGTGAAAAGAGTCATCAGCTATGCAAGTAGAGGACTTAGCAAATCTGAGGGAAACTATTCAGCTCATCGCCTTGAGTTTCTAGCACTCAAGTGGGCGGTGACTGAAGTTCCATGATTATCTGTATGGTAATAGCTTCACTGTCTACACAGATAATAATCCTCTTACTTACGTACTCACCACAGCCAAGCTCGATGCCACGGGACACCGATGGCTGGCAGCCCTTGCTGCATACAACTTCGATATTGTGTACAGACCAGGTCTCAATAATGCTGACGCAGATGGGTTATCCACACTCCCGGGAATAGAGGATGGTCGTCAACAGTCCCAGATGTCGTCCGAGTCAGTCAGAGCAGTATGCAACATTCACATTGAATCGGCTTCAAACTCAAAGATGTTCATTGAACTTATTGATTCCTGTTCGTTGAAACAGCATGTCTATGGTCCAACTCACAGATCGGGGCATACTCTGGATCTCGTGCTCACAAAGGACGACTGTGGTCTGGTTAAGACAGTTACAGTGTGTGACGAGGGTATCTCAGACCACTTTGTTGTTAGAGCAGTTCTAGATCTCAGCAAACCAAAACCCCAGCGTAAATCTCTTTCCTATcggaaaacaagaaatataaacatCTCAGATTTTATCTCCGACATCTCCACATCTGATTTAACCGATAGTGTCTCCGAGGCAGAGACTGTTGATGAGAAGGTGCGCAGGTTTGACCAGGCAATCGGGAAGATCATGGACAGTCACGCACCATTGAAAACACGTACAGTAGTCATCCGACCCAACACTGGATGGTACACTGACGAAATTTGTGAAATGAAGAAGAAACGTCGAGCAGCAGAAAGGATGTGGCGGAAAACTGGGCTCGTTATTCATCGACAGCTCTATGCAAAAGCCAGGAATGATGTTAACATATTGCTAAGGTCCACGAAACAGTCTTTCATCTCACAGAATATCCAGGATAACAAGAACAATCCACGACAGCTATACCTGCTCATCAGTAACCTGCTCAAACATAACGCTGCTTGCACACTGCCTGTGCACAACAATGCAAAGGATCTGTCAGAAAGATTTGTGGACTTCTTCTCTACCAAAATTGACAACATTCGCGCTGACCTAGAATGTAACCAGGGATCCTCCACCACAGGCGATCTGCAATTCGGCAGGGATGCACTTGACAACCTCGGGGACATCACAAGCCAGGAACTCAAAAAGACCATTGTCACTGCTAAGACTAAGACATCATCACTTGATGTTATACCAGCATGGCTCACGAAATCAACCATTGACCATCTTTTGCTTCCTTTGCTCGACATATTCAACACTTCTTTCAACAGTGGTAAGGTACCCAGCGCCTACAAACAAGCCGTTATCACACCATTACTAAAGAAACCATCATTAGACCCTGATGATTTAAAAAACTACAGACCAGTTTCCAACATCTCCTTTGTCTCTAAATGCATGGAGCGAATTGTTGCCAAAAGACTAACCGACCATCTTAAAAAGCACaaactttttgaaatatttcaatctGCGTACCAACCAAGACATAGTACGGAGACAGCTCTAGTCAAAGTACACAGTGACATCATGTCCGCTATGGACAATCAAAAGGTAACGCTGGTTGTTCTCCTTGACCTATCAAGTGCCTTTGATACCATCGATCACAACATCCTCATTCACCGTCTCAACACCAGGACAGGGATCAGAGGAACAGCCCTTAACTGGCTGTCTGCTGAGCCCAAGTATGCGAAAAACTGTGCATTACAAATCCAAGACTGTATCGCAGAAATAACAACCTGGATGGCGCCAAACTATCTGAAAGTTAACGACAATAAGACGAAGCTTCTAACCACCGGATCCCGACAGCAACTCCTGAAAGTACCACAGTCTCTCTGTCTTACAATTGGTGATGATGCTATCACACCTGCATGATCAGCAAAAAAATTAGGCATCATTTTAGAGGAAACTATGTTGCCTCAACAACAAATCAGTGCCCTTTCCAAATCCTGCTACTTTCATATCTTCAACATAAGCAAAATCCGTCACCTTTTGGACTACAACACCGCTCAGTTACTCATGACAAATCTTGTAATCTCCAAACTCGACTACTGCAACTCTCTTTACTTTAACATTCCTGGTCATTTACTATCCAAGCTGCAAAGAATTCAAAACTCTGCTGCCCGAGTCGTTGCCCGTGTTCCCCGATATGACAGCATCACTCCCATCCTTGAACGACTTCACTGGCTCCCAATATCCTTCAGAATCAACTTCAAACGTCAGCAGAGCACTCCGCTTCAGCAACTCCCTTCTTCTTTCCCAGCCATCCACCAAAACCACAATGGGTGACAGAGCCTTCTCAGTTGCAGCCCCACTACTCTGGAACAGCCTTCCTATCACCATCAGAGAAATCAACTGTAAAGACTCTTTCAAAAAAGCCCTAAAAACTCATCTATTCACATTATCCCTGTCATAGGGTTTTCTTACTCTCACCTTTCAGCGCCGTTGAGCAAATACTTTTTTTGGAAGCAGGCGCTATATAAATTCATTATTAACACTCTGCAGGATCACCCAGCAATACAGCCATTATGCCTCTCCATGTCACCAGAGGTCACTGATATGGATCCACCTGGACAGCATCTTCCAGCAATGACACAGCGAGATTGGAGAATGGCTCAGTCTTTAGATGGCATCCTGAGACCATGGATAACACTGGTTAAATCAAGGAAGAAATCAAGACGACAGGATTATCCACCATGCCAAGCTAATACTGCATTTCATCGGCACTTTGACAGCTTGACATTACAGAGCGGAGTTCTGTACAGGAAGGTTATACTGGATGGACAAGAGAGACAACAGCTGGTACTGCCCTCTGCCTATATAGGGGATGCACTGAGAGCACTGCATGATGACGTTGGACATCTTGGTAGAGACCACACATTATCGCTCCTACGTGACCGTTTCTTCTGGAATGCACAAGGATGTGGAGGATCATATTCAAAGATGTGGCCGATGTCTACGCAGGAAGTCCCCAATCAATGCTCGTGCGCCTCTGATGAACATATCTACTACACAGCCCTTGGAGTTAGTATGCCTTGACTTTTTGTCACTGGAAGCCTCTAAAGGTGGTCATCAATATGTACGTTTCATAACTGACCATTTTACAAGATATGCACAAGCAGTCCCAACACGCAACATGACTGCAAAAACAACAGCGGAAGTGTTCTTTAGGAACTTCATCTTACACTATGGCATTCCCAAGTGTATACACAGAGACCAGGGAGCTAATTTTGAGAGCCGTCTGATGAAGGAGCTATGTACCATCTTGAGAATGGAGAAGAGCAGGACTACTCCATATCATCCAATGGGCAACGGACAATGGTTGAGCGAGGCAACAGGACACTGCTCAGCATGCTTGGAACTCTAGAGTCTGGTAAGAAGACAGACTGGAAGAGCTATGTTGCTCCCCTTGTTCACGCATATAACAGTACCAGACATGAGTCCACCAACCAGTCTCCATTTTACTTCATGTTTGGTCGAGAGCCCCGTCTGCCGATTGATCTGGCTTTTGGCACTGGAAACAACCAGGGACATGAATCAGTTTCATCATATGGGGATTCTCTTCGAAAGAAACTTCAAGAGGCTTATGACATAGCAGCCAAAGCATCCGAGACAGCAAAGGATAGACAGAAGACTGGTTATGACTTGAGAGTACGTGGCGCGACTGTTCAGACTGGTGACAGTGTACTGGTAAAGGCACTTGCATTTGATGGGAAACACAAATTGGCAGATCGCTGGGAAGAGGATCCGTTTGTTGTTCTCTCACAGCCAAACCATGATATCCCTGTGTTTGTTGTGCGGAGAGAGACAGGAGAGGGGAGGAAGAGGACCCTTAATCGGAATCACCTCTTACCCATTGGATCAGTTCCCATATTTGAGGCACCATCTGCACCAAAGCCAACACCTGCACCAAGATCCAGGAAACCTGCTAAACCAGTCACCAATTCATCAAACACATTGGAATTAGAAGACACCCAGGATAATGAGTCAGATGAGGAAGCTCTGGATATAATTCCAGCAGTTCCTGATGAAGACACTTTCATCAATGAGAAAACTGTGGATAAGGATACATCTGTCTCACAGACAAGTGGTGATGACCATGTGTCTGTTGAGACAGATGGTAATGCCTCTGGTGGTGACGACCACATGCAGACTGATACTGAAGACGGCACAGAAGCAGGACCTGAAGATACATCAGAGCAAGAAGACTCATTTGGAAGAGAATCTCCTCCTGTACCTCCTGTAGTTGTCTCAAGACCAACACCGCCTCCACGACGCTCTGGACGCCAAACTAAGAGACCAACATGGCAGACGTCCGGGGAATATGTGATGTGTCAGACTTCTGATCCAGATTGGCATCAGAAGAGTCGGCGCATAGAACAGTTAGTTGCTACCGTCGTCATTGGTCACACAAGCAGCTGCATTTCTAAAGCACTTCTTTCACTCATTGACGAATCCCAAGAATGACGTGGACGTCATTTTCCACAGGAGGGAAGTATGTGACAGTGACagatttttgtatattttaacatattGTGTATTGAttagaattcatgtaaataaattctTCAAAATTCATT
This genomic stretch from Haliotis asinina isolate JCU_RB_2024 chromosome 4, JCU_Hal_asi_v2, whole genome shotgun sequence harbors:
- the LOC137282034 gene encoding uncharacterized protein; its protein translation is MFGREPRLPIDLAFGTGNNQGHESVSSYGDSLRKKLQEAYDIAAKASETAKDRQKTGYDLRVRGATVQTGDSVLVKALAFDGKHKLADRWEEDPFVVLSQPNHDIPVFVVRRETGEGRKRTLNRNHLLPIGSVPIFEAPSAPKPTPAPRSRKPAKPVTNSSNTLELEDTQDNESDEEALDIIPAVPDEDTFINEKTVDKDTSVSQTSGDDHVSVETDGNASGGDDHMQTDTEDGTEAGPEDTSEQEDSFGRESPPVPPVVVSRPTPPPRRSGRQTKRPTWQTSGEYVMCQTSDPDWHQKSRRIEQLVATVVIGHTSSCISKALLSLIDESQE